A window from Kovacikia minuta CCNUW1 encodes these proteins:
- a CDS encoding cupin domain-containing protein — protein sequence MTDEQRSLLKASKINAMDAFEFHHPLNPNSEIYLRFLGRAVGLKRIGVTIARVPPGKESFIYHAHQNEEEWVYILSGRGIAEIGDREHEVAPGDFMGFGLPQQPHHLRNPFQEDLVYLIGGESGRLDIGVFPRLGKRVIRDSESAYILDDSALQLFWSSKNASQD from the coding sequence GTGACTGATGAACAACGTTCTCTATTGAAAGCGTCAAAAATTAACGCGATGGATGCGTTTGAGTTTCACCACCCGCTCAATCCCAATTCGGAAATTTATTTACGCTTCCTTGGGCGTGCTGTGGGGCTTAAACGGATTGGTGTGACGATCGCCCGTGTTCCACCCGGAAAGGAATCTTTTATCTATCACGCGCACCAGAATGAAGAAGAATGGGTTTACATTTTGTCAGGTCGGGGGATTGCAGAGATTGGCGATCGGGAACATGAAGTTGCACCTGGAGACTTTATGGGCTTTGGGTTACCTCAACAACCCCATCATCTCCGCAATCCATTCCAAGAAGACCTTGTTTACCTGATCGGTGGAGAGTCAGGACGTTTGGATATCGGTGTTTTTCCTCGACTCGGTAAACGGGTGATCAGGGATAGTGAATCGGCTTATATTTTGGATGACTCAGCGCTTCAGCTTTTTTGGAGCAGCAAGAATGCCAGTCAAGATTGA
- a CDS encoding L,D-transpeptidase: MLFSKQGLAQTTSEDDYSVLPSNPKPGEFRTPVEQKPEVQAPKPPEMPVPVNPVFYKPTLPPLGGASAYLPSPTEALGVYLVVKLKARKVYVYQGDKAITSYPIAVGKPGWETPVGSYQVFSKEVNPIFKSFKTGTIIRPGPDNPLGIRWIGIWTDGKTQLGFHGTNQPELIGGAVSHGCIRMRNKDVLALFEQVSLGTPVKVEP, from the coding sequence TTGCTTTTTTCAAAGCAGGGTCTTGCTCAAACGACCTCAGAAGATGATTATTCAGTTTTACCGTCCAACCCTAAGCCAGGAGAATTCAGAACTCCTGTTGAACAGAAGCCAGAAGTACAGGCACCTAAACCGCCTGAGATGCCTGTGCCCGTTAATCCTGTCTTTTACAAGCCAACCTTGCCTCCCCTGGGCGGAGCCTCTGCCTATCTTCCCAGCCCGACGGAAGCGTTGGGGGTTTATTTAGTCGTTAAGCTAAAAGCCCGCAAGGTTTATGTCTACCAGGGAGACAAAGCAATTACCAGCTATCCGATCGCCGTTGGCAAACCGGGTTGGGAAACTCCAGTTGGGAGTTACCAGGTGTTTTCAAAGGAAGTCAACCCCATTTTTAAGAGCTTCAAAACAGGCACAATTATTCGTCCAGGTCCAGATAACCCACTGGGTATTCGTTGGATTGGCATTTGGACGGATGGCAAAACCCAACTTGGGTTTCATGGCACCAACCAACCCGAATTAATTGGGGGAGCCGTTTCCCACGGTTGTATTCGGATGCGCAATAAGGACGTGTTAGCCCTATTTGAACAAGTCTCTCTAGGCACTCCAGTTAAGGTTGAGCCTTGA
- the crcB gene encoding fluoride efflux transporter CrcB, with product MFANLFHQLVGGLGKTVGLFTSANPEVRAPIAVSLGAISGALSRYYLTQWFAQWLGTGFPFGTFFINITGSLVMGFFVTLTLQRAISSPDLRLFVAVGFLGAYTTFSSYSLDTANLLQTGNRGLALFYWLGSPVLGLIGLELGSFLARKL from the coding sequence ATGTTCGCTAATCTCTTTCATCAATTGGTCGGTGGATTGGGTAAAACCGTTGGGCTGTTCACCTCTGCGAATCCAGAGGTTCGAGCGCCGATCGCCGTCAGTCTGGGAGCGATTTCTGGTGCGCTGAGCCGCTATTATCTGACCCAATGGTTTGCCCAATGGTTGGGAACAGGCTTTCCCTTTGGCACCTTTTTCATTAACATTACGGGGTCTCTGGTAATGGGCTTTTTTGTTACCCTGACCCTGCAACGAGCCATTTCATCTCCGGATTTACGGTTGTTCGTTGCGGTCGGCTTTTTAGGTGCGTACACCACATTTTCGAGCTACTCCCTGGATACAGCTAACCTGCTGCAAACCGGCAACAGAGGGTTAGCCCTGTTCTATTGGTTGGGAAGTCCCGTTTTGGGATTGATCGGGTTGGAGCTGGGTAGCTTTTTAGCGAGAAAGTTGTAG
- a CDS encoding VanZ family protein, whose product MTKFWKLRSPLNWKILGILYTGIFLTILVLAYMGNLPPVLTQNDKLAHVILYGIATYLGHQILKLRRVKLGSFSIPLFPLLFGSFTVIEEILQSLSPHRTLDEIDLIASFAGICFGYWLAERTGAGAKGRKR is encoded by the coding sequence ATGACGAAATTTTGGAAGCTCAGGTCACCATTAAACTGGAAGATCCTTGGAATTCTGTATACGGGAATTTTTTTAACGATTTTGGTGTTGGCATATATGGGCAACCTGCCGCCCGTACTCACTCAGAATGACAAATTGGCCCATGTTATTCTTTACGGCATTGCTACCTATCTCGGTCACCAAATTCTCAAGCTTCGTCGGGTTAAGCTTGGTAGTTTTTCAATTCCCCTGTTTCCGCTATTGTTTGGTAGCTTTACGGTGATCGAAGAAATCCTGCAATCCCTTTCGCCCCACCGCACATTGGATGAGATCGACTTAATTGCCAGTTTTGCCGGAATCTGTTTTGGCTATTGGCTGGCAGAACGAACTGGGGCTGGTGCAAAGGGTCGCAAAAGGTAG
- a CDS encoding M48 family metalloprotease: MNQFKTLALLSLLSGLLVAIGYFVIGGSNGIIIGIVLAAVMNLGSWFFSDKIALAAYGAQPLSPEQAPGLHAMLERLSQRAGIPTPALYVVPSPGANAFATGRDPQHAAVAVTEGIVNLLSEDELEAVIGHELTHILNRDTLTQAVAATIGGAISQLAYMAQWASMGAAYSRNDDRRGPNPIGLLLAAFLAPLAATLIQMAISRSREFEADAGAAKLTSNPRALASALQKLEMGAQQVPIQGNPAFEPLLIVNSFSGEGLANLFATHPPTQARIERLLQLERQMLSADSASLS, encoded by the coding sequence ATGAATCAGTTTAAAACCCTTGCCTTGCTTAGCTTGCTATCGGGGTTACTGGTTGCGATCGGCTATTTTGTGATTGGTGGAAGCAATGGCATCATTATTGGGATTGTGTTGGCAGCCGTGATGAACCTGGGTTCCTGGTTTTTCTCCGATAAAATTGCCCTGGCTGCCTATGGTGCCCAACCCCTTAGCCCTGAACAAGCTCCTGGTTTGCATGCCATGCTAGAACGTTTGAGCCAGCGTGCAGGTATCCCAACGCCTGCGCTTTACGTTGTTCCCAGTCCTGGAGCCAATGCCTTTGCTACTGGACGAGATCCCCAACATGCCGCAGTTGCCGTGACAGAAGGAATTGTGAACCTGCTCTCAGAAGACGAACTGGAAGCGGTGATTGGGCATGAATTGACCCACATTCTAAATCGCGATACCCTGACCCAGGCAGTGGCAGCAACGATCGGAGGAGCCATTTCCCAACTTGCCTATATGGCTCAGTGGGCAAGTATGGGGGCAGCCTATTCCCGAAACGACGATCGTCGGGGTCCGAATCCAATTGGGCTGTTACTGGCTGCATTTCTGGCTCCCCTGGCTGCAACCCTGATTCAAATGGCAATCTCCCGATCCAGAGAATTTGAAGCGGATGCTGGTGCTGCCAAACTAACCAGCAATCCCCGCGCTCTGGCAAGTGCTTTACAGAAGCTGGAGATGGGCGCTCAACAAGTACCCATTCAGGGTAACCCTGCGTTTGAGCCGCTGTTAATTGTCAACTCCTTCTCTGGTGAGGGGCTTGCTAATCTGTTTGCCACCCATCCTCCCACCCAAGCTCGCATCGAACGCTTGCTTCAGCTTGAGCGCCAGATGTTGAGTGCGGATTCAGCCAGTTTGTCCTGA
- the aspS gene encoding aspartate--tRNA ligase codes for MRTHYCGQLRAEQIGETVTLCGWVDRRRDHGGVIFVDLRDRTGIIQIVSDPERTPASYPQADGLRNEYVVKISGRVSKRPDASLNPKLATGEVEVYADQIEILNALRKQLPFQVSTAEPEAVREELRLKYRYLDLRRERMSRNLQLRHEIIKTLRRYLEDVQGFLEVETPILTKSTPEGARDYLVPSRVNPGEWYALPQSPQLFKQLLMVAGCDRYYQIARCFRDEDLRADRQPEFTQLDMEMSFMSQEEIFALNEDMLCHLFKTVKGIDLPCPFPRLTYADALSRYGTDKPDTRFGLELVDVSDLLKDSGFKVFSGAIAAGGVVKILPIPGGNDAISNVRIKPGGDLFKEAETCGARGLAYIRVRQDGEIDTIGAIKDNLSDAQKQELLNRTGAQAGHLLLFGAGTTEVVNKSLDRLRQVVGAELGLIDPNKTNFLWVTEFPMFEWNSDEKRLEALHHPFTAPFPEDLANLKTARAQTFDLVLNGNELVSGSLRIYQPEIQQQVFETIWFIDGRSSQKVWLLAGSL; via the coding sequence ATGCGAACCCATTATTGCGGTCAACTCCGTGCCGAACAGATTGGAGAGACAGTTACCCTGTGTGGATGGGTCGATCGTCGTCGTGATCATGGGGGCGTGATTTTTGTGGACTTGCGCGATCGCACAGGCATCATCCAGATCGTGAGTGACCCGGAACGTACACCTGCGTCCTATCCCCAGGCAGATGGTCTGCGGAACGAGTATGTGGTCAAAATTTCTGGGCGCGTTAGCAAACGCCCCGATGCCTCCCTCAATCCCAAACTGGCAACGGGTGAAGTGGAAGTTTATGCCGACCAGATTGAGATTTTGAATGCCCTGCGGAAGCAATTGCCGTTTCAAGTTTCAACCGCAGAACCGGAAGCAGTACGGGAAGAGTTGCGGTTGAAGTATCGCTATCTGGATCTGCGGCGGGAGCGAATGAGCCGAAATCTGCAATTGCGGCACGAAATTATTAAAACACTGCGCCGTTATTTAGAAGATGTGCAGGGCTTTCTTGAAGTAGAAACACCGATTCTGACGAAATCTACCCCAGAGGGAGCGCGGGATTACCTGGTGCCGTCCAGGGTGAATCCGGGCGAGTGGTATGCCTTGCCCCAGTCCCCCCAGTTGTTTAAGCAGTTGTTGATGGTGGCAGGTTGCGATCGCTATTACCAGATTGCCCGTTGTTTTCGGGATGAGGACCTGCGGGCAGATCGGCAGCCAGAGTTTACCCAACTGGACATGGAAATGAGCTTTATGTCCCAGGAGGAGATCTTTGCGCTAAACGAAGATATGCTCTGCCATTTGTTCAAAACTGTGAAAGGAATTGACCTGCCCTGCCCCTTTCCCCGCCTCACCTATGCTGACGCTTTAAGCCGATACGGTACGGACAAGCCTGATACTCGCTTTGGGTTAGAACTGGTGGATGTTTCTGACCTGTTAAAAGATTCCGGGTTTAAGGTATTTTCGGGAGCGATCGCAGCCGGAGGGGTGGTCAAAATTCTGCCCATTCCGGGTGGCAATGACGCCATTTCTAATGTGCGGATCAAACCCGGTGGGGATCTGTTCAAAGAAGCTGAAACCTGTGGTGCTAGAGGCTTAGCGTACATTCGCGTGCGCCAGGATGGGGAGATTGATACGATCGGCGCAATTAAGGACAATCTGAGCGATGCCCAAAAGCAGGAACTCCTGAACCGGACTGGTGCCCAGGCGGGACATTTGCTCCTGTTTGGTGCGGGAACAACTGAGGTGGTGAACAAAAGCCTCGATCGCCTGCGCCAGGTGGTCGGTGCCGAACTGGGATTGATCGATCCCAATAAAACCAACTTTCTGTGGGTAACGGAATTCCCCATGTTTGAGTGGAATTCGGACGAAAAACGGTTGGAAGCCCTGCACCATCCCTTCACCGCCCCCTTTCCGGAAGACCTCGCCAACCTCAAAACCGCCCGCGCCCAAACCTTCGACCTGGTTCTTAACGGAAATGAACTGGTCAGTGGCAGCCTGCGGATTTATCAACCTGAGATTCAGCAACAGGTGTTTGAAACCATCTGGTTTATCGATGGAAGAAGCTCACAAAAAGTTTGGCTTCTTGCTGGAAGCCTTTGA
- a CDS encoding amino acid--tRNA ligase-related protein, protein MEEAHKKFGFLLEAFDYGAPPHGGLAYGLDRLVMLMVGEESIRDVIGFPKTQQARDLLTDAPSRVDDKQLKELHVASTYKPKS, encoded by the coding sequence ATGGAAGAAGCTCACAAAAAGTTTGGCTTCTTGCTGGAAGCCTTTGATTACGGCGCACCCCCCCACGGGGGCTTAGCCTATGGCCTCGATCGCCTGGTGATGTTGATGGTTGGTGAAGAATCCATTCGGGATGTGATTGGGTTTCCTAAGACCCAACAAGCCCGCGACCTACTCACCGATGCCCCCTCCAGAGTGGATGACAAACAGCTTAAGGAACTGCATGTTGCTTCAACCTATAAGCCGAAGTCGTAG
- a CDS encoding ABC transporter ATP-binding protein has translation MKVELQHISKRFGAVQANQDVSMTVEAGSIHGLLGENGAGKSTLVKVLSGFISRDQGSILLDGKVVEIKTPSDAIRSGVGMLHQDPLDFPPLSVLDNFMAGKPGGVFSDRRQAINEFRQLAEQFNFNLDVNERVGNLTVGERQQLEILRLLSLGVSTLILDEPTTGISASQKSALFAAAKQLAAQGKSLIFVSHKLEDVNELCDRVTIMRQGEVVGNLPIPCSDEKLVELMFGKELAPPVKPETRQQKLVLKLDQVTLTTDRLSVQLGDLEVYAGEVVGLVGLEGSGQQLLLLFCAGLLKATSGHIFVDGVKMTEKPYPAYLDAGIGYSPADRLREGLIRGLTIHEHVALRTPLKGWFVNWKETLQKTQHAIAMFRIRGKPQTKVERLSGGNQQRTQLALLPTPLNLLLMEHPTRGLDIESVLWVWQQLIARCEGGTAILFTSSDLDEIMRYSDRVIVFSGGEVSAPIAVEDLTVDRLGQMIGGRLGIKAVTASNQESGVRSL, from the coding sequence ATGAAGGTTGAATTACAACACATTTCTAAACGGTTTGGCGCAGTTCAGGCAAACCAGGATGTGTCAATGACGGTGGAGGCGGGCAGTATTCACGGCTTGCTGGGCGAAAATGGCGCGGGCAAAAGTACGCTGGTGAAAGTTCTGAGCGGTTTTATCAGCCGTGATCAGGGGAGCATTTTACTCGACGGCAAAGTGGTTGAGATTAAAACTCCCTCTGATGCAATTCGATCGGGAGTTGGGATGCTACACCAGGACCCATTGGATTTTCCGCCTCTGTCGGTGCTGGATAACTTTATGGCGGGAAAGCCGGGGGGGGTGTTCAGCGATCGTCGTCAGGCAATCAACGAATTTCGGCAACTGGCGGAGCAGTTTAACTTCAACCTGGATGTAAATGAACGAGTTGGTAACCTGACGGTCGGTGAACGACAACAGTTAGAAATTCTGCGGTTGCTCTCTCTGGGGGTGAGTACGTTGATCCTGGATGAACCAACAACGGGGATTTCGGCTTCTCAGAAAAGCGCTTTGTTTGCTGCTGCAAAGCAGTTAGCAGCGCAGGGAAAGTCGCTGATTTTTGTGTCGCACAAGCTGGAAGATGTGAATGAATTGTGCGATCGCGTCACGATTATGCGCCAGGGCGAAGTGGTTGGCAATTTACCTATCCCCTGCTCTGACGAGAAATTGGTGGAGCTGATGTTCGGCAAAGAACTGGCACCTCCCGTCAAACCCGAAACCCGCCAGCAGAAGCTAGTTCTGAAACTGGATCAGGTCACGCTGACTACCGATCGTCTCAGTGTGCAGCTTGGCGATCTGGAAGTGTACGCAGGGGAGGTGGTTGGGCTGGTAGGACTGGAGGGCAGTGGGCAACAGTTATTGCTGCTGTTCTGTGCAGGATTGCTGAAAGCCACCAGTGGTCACATTTTTGTTGATGGCGTGAAGATGACCGAAAAACCCTACCCAGCTTATCTGGATGCTGGAATCGGTTACTCCCCCGCCGATCGCCTACGTGAAGGATTAATTCGAGGTTTGACCATTCACGAACATGTTGCGCTGCGAACCCCACTCAAGGGTTGGTTTGTGAACTGGAAAGAAACACTCCAGAAAACCCAGCATGCAATTGCTATGTTTAGAATCCGGGGCAAACCTCAAACCAAAGTCGAGCGGCTTTCTGGTGGCAACCAGCAACGCACCCAACTTGCCCTCCTGCCCACACCCCTGAACCTGTTACTGATGGAACATCCCACCCGTGGTTTGGATATTGAATCGGTGTTGTGGGTTTGGCAACAACTGATTGCCCGCTGCGAAGGCGGTACGGCAATTCTGTTTACCTCCTCCGACCTGGATGAAATTATGCGCTACAGCGATCGGGTGATTGTCTTCAGCGGTGGTGAAGTCTCAGCCCCAATTGCAGTTGAGGATTTGACCGTCGATCGCCTGGGACAGATGATTGGGGGGAGGTTAGGAATTAAAGCAGTAACAGCCAGCAACCAGGAGTCAGGAGTCAGAAGCCTCTAA
- a CDS encoding peroxidase family protein, whose protein sequence is MGQHGFFGSGYNLPRGEEKTGRFGRMFPKLPPLETTEEKLDKLGAAMVDVGLPVLDETGNPKIGRDGKPIHKDDPKGDNPTIPAGYTYFGQFVDHDITLDITSLTDKQNDPREIENFRTPGLDLDSLYGAGPSVQPYLYDPTSEPRGKFLIGETTQSGTRRPGEVIGVKPNDLPRAFSKVALIGDPRNDENLIVAQMHLAFLKFHNKLVDKLGSFEEARKTVVWHYQWIVLNDFLRRILDTKQLDEVLNKGRHFYRFRQYPFIPVEFSVAAYRLGHSMVRAVYDYNRVFTLHNISTDSKLTEATLELLFAFTQKSDSDPNGGPGLNPTLPSNWIIDWRRFFELEGVKKEDVGLSRKLDPYLAEPLTNLPNVPPPSSLAIRNLRRGLKLGLPSGQRVAKSMGLCPLSPKDIATSGSDGAVAKELGFDVETPLWYYILKEAQIKGKGERLGEVGSRIVAEVFVGLLEADKTSFLVSNPNWQPTLGKVPGRFTLADLLDFVGDQNPIGN, encoded by the coding sequence ATGGGACAACATGGTTTTTTTGGCAGCGGATACAACCTGCCCCGTGGGGAAGAAAAAACGGGTCGGTTTGGCAGAATGTTTCCTAAATTGCCCCCACTAGAAACAACCGAAGAAAAATTGGACAAGTTGGGTGCAGCAATGGTTGATGTGGGATTACCCGTACTGGATGAGACGGGCAATCCAAAGATCGGGCGCGACGGCAAACCCATTCACAAAGATGACCCGAAAGGTGACAATCCCACCATTCCCGCGGGATATACCTATTTTGGGCAGTTCGTTGACCACGATATCACCCTGGATATTACGTCCTTAACCGACAAGCAAAATGATCCACGGGAAATTGAAAACTTTCGCACCCCCGGTTTAGACCTGGATAGCCTTTACGGTGCTGGTCCTTCCGTGCAACCTTACCTCTACGACCCTACAAGTGAACCCAGAGGCAAGTTTCTGATTGGAGAAACAACACAATCTGGGACTCGAAGACCAGGGGAAGTGATTGGTGTTAAACCCAACGACCTGCCCCGGGCGTTTAGCAAAGTTGCGCTGATTGGCGATCCTCGCAACGATGAAAACCTGATCGTGGCACAAATGCATCTGGCGTTTCTCAAGTTCCACAACAAACTGGTGGATAAGCTAGGTAGCTTTGAGGAAGCCAGAAAAACAGTCGTCTGGCACTATCAATGGATTGTGTTGAATGATTTTCTACGCCGCATTCTAGACACTAAGCAACTGGATGAAGTTCTCAATAAAGGCAGACACTTCTACCGTTTCCGTCAGTATCCCTTCATTCCTGTTGAGTTCTCCGTTGCTGCCTACCGTCTTGGGCACAGCATGGTGAGAGCGGTGTACGACTACAATCGGGTTTTCACTCTGCACAACATTTCAACTGACAGTAAGTTGACTGAAGCAACCCTGGAACTATTGTTTGCCTTTACCCAAAAATCGGACTCCGATCCAAACGGAGGGCCGGGTTTGAATCCAACCCTTCCCAGCAATTGGATCATTGATTGGCGGAGATTTTTTGAATTAGAAGGGGTGAAAAAAGAAGACGTGGGCTTGAGCCGCAAGCTAGACCCCTATCTGGCTGAACCGCTGACCAATCTGCCTAACGTGCCACCTCCCAGCTCCCTGGCTATTAGGAACCTGCGTCGGGGATTAAAACTGGGACTTCCTTCCGGGCAACGGGTGGCAAAATCTATGGGATTATGCCCCCTCAGTCCCAAGGATATTGCCACTTCGGGTTCCGATGGCGCGGTTGCAAAGGAACTCGGCTTTGATGTGGAAACGCCCCTGTGGTACTACATCCTCAAGGAAGCTCAAATTAAGGGTAAGGGCGAACGCCTGGGCGAAGTGGGCAGTCGCATTGTGGCTGAGGTTTTTGTTGGACTGCTGGAAGCAGATAAAACTTCGTTCCTGGTTAGCAACCCCAATTGGCAACCCACCCTGGGTAAAGTGCCAGGAAGATTCACCCTGGCAGATCTGCTGGACTTTGTGGGGGACCAGAATCCGATCGGTAACTAA
- a CDS encoding BMP family lipoprotein produces the protein MNIDLSKFGRTVGKVVGIGDRKPHRSRFFIQRFWHIAALATMVGACSSPTPTNSPAATESPAAQATGNEFTVGMVIVGPKNDGGWNQAQYEGMEEVVKRVPGIKFEYVDKVNPADRPNVTGSQVADDLIAKGAKLIIFNSDDFKDDALTTAKKHPEISIIHASGDYAWKEGKNYKNQPNLFNIMGRMEFGKMIAGCSAALGTQTGKIGYLGPLINDETRRYASAAYQGAKYCWTNYLKKKPEDLKFKVTWIGFWFNIPGKTLDPTKVANDFYNGGYDVVMSGIDTPEAGIEGKKAAQAGKKVKYVHYDLKTGCELAPDICLGVPYYNWALPYTQAVKEIKDGGKVSEPFVWLGPNWKDINNPETSMIGFLPGNALGENKKFIDEFIKGMGDGSINLYKGPINFQDGTPYIKAGEVATDQQIWYLPQLLAGMEGPSK, from the coding sequence ATGAACATTGATCTCTCGAAGTTTGGCAGAACAGTTGGCAAAGTAGTGGGCATTGGCGATCGCAAGCCCCACCGATCCCGCTTTTTCATTCAACGCTTTTGGCACATTGCGGCTCTGGCAACAATGGTCGGTGCCTGTAGCAGTCCTACTCCTACAAATTCCCCCGCTGCGACTGAATCCCCTGCGGCTCAAGCCACGGGCAACGAATTTACTGTAGGTATGGTAATTGTTGGTCCTAAGAATGATGGAGGGTGGAACCAGGCGCAATACGAAGGGATGGAGGAGGTGGTTAAGCGTGTCCCTGGAATTAAATTTGAGTATGTAGATAAGGTCAACCCCGCCGATCGCCCCAATGTGACTGGTTCTCAAGTTGCCGATGACTTAATTGCGAAGGGAGCCAAACTCATTATCTTTAACTCCGATGACTTCAAGGATGATGCTTTGACAACGGCTAAAAAGCACCCCGAAATTTCTATCATCCATGCTTCTGGAGACTATGCCTGGAAAGAGGGCAAAAACTACAAGAACCAGCCGAACCTCTTCAACATCATGGGACGGATGGAGTTTGGCAAAATGATTGCCGGATGCTCTGCCGCCCTTGGGACACAAACCGGGAAAATTGGCTATCTCGGCCCCCTAATTAATGACGAGACTCGCCGTTATGCTTCTGCCGCGTATCAGGGTGCAAAATATTGCTGGACAAACTATCTCAAAAAGAAACCAGAAGACCTTAAATTCAAAGTTACCTGGATTGGTTTCTGGTTTAACATTCCTGGCAAAACCCTTGACCCAACCAAGGTGGCAAACGACTTTTACAATGGCGGCTATGACGTTGTGATGTCTGGGATTGATACCCCCGAAGCGGGAATTGAAGGAAAAAAAGCCGCTCAAGCTGGCAAAAAAGTCAAATACGTCCACTATGACCTCAAAACTGGCTGTGAACTGGCACCCGACATCTGTTTGGGAGTCCCATACTACAATTGGGCATTGCCTTACACCCAGGCTGTCAAGGAAATAAAGGATGGGGGCAAAGTTTCTGAGCCGTTCGTTTGGCTTGGTCCCAATTGGAAAGATATCAACAACCCCGAAACTTCCATGATTGGCTTTCTTCCTGGCAATGCTTTGGGAGAGAACAAAAAGTTCATTGATGAGTTTATCAAGGGCATGGGAGACGGCAGTATTAATCTCTATAAGGGACCAATCAATTTCCAGGATGGAACTCCTTACATCAAGGCAGGGGAAGTTGCAACCGATCAGCAAATCTGGTACCTCCCCCAACTGTTAGCAGGGATGGAGGGACCCAGCAAGTAA
- a CDS encoding Uma2 family endonuclease gives MIKAQSFLITAPPLHPSLLTPHGWAIIVLISFIQLGFSMVVQRPQHQGFAASIPPVESGDRLTRVEFERRYEAIPERFKAELIEGVVYVASPVRVFHGGPHAALVTWLGVYWAATPGVKIADNATIRLDLDNEPQPDVLLRIAVGGTAQISQDGYIVATSTSWLFSRR, from the coding sequence ATGATAAAGGCGCAATCCTTTCTCATCACCGCACCACCCCTTCATCCCTCACTCCTCACCCCTCACGGCTGGGCGATAATAGTCTTGATTTCCTTCATTCAACTGGGGTTCAGTATGGTGGTGCAACGTCCACAGCATCAAGGGTTTGCTGCTTCGATTCCACCTGTGGAAAGTGGCGATCGCTTGACACGGGTTGAGTTTGAGCGGCGCTATGAAGCAATTCCGGAGAGGTTTAAGGCAGAACTCATTGAAGGAGTCGTTTACGTAGCATCCCCCGTTCGTGTTTTTCATGGTGGTCCTCATGCTGCACTTGTAACGTGGTTAGGCGTTTACTGGGCAGCAACCCCCGGTGTAAAGATCGCAGACAACGCGACCATCCGGCTAGATCTTGACAATGAACCTCAGCCTGACGTGTTACTTCGAATCGCCGTAGGTGGCACCGCACAGATTAGTCAGGATGGTTACATTGTTGCCACCAGTACGAGTTGGCTATTCTCTCGTCGGTAG